The proteins below are encoded in one region of Streptomyces roseirectus:
- a CDS encoding TetR/AcrR family transcriptional regulator, giving the protein MSTDRRTLLADAAIAVLADSGVRGLTHRAVDREAGLPPGTTSAYFRTRQSLLTALVSRLVALDQAELRAVGDTLPALRDAEEMIAGLLALTTRRLTGEGRRRSLARYACAIESVHHPELRDILRPRENPARQAARDFLAAQGVTDPEDRTITLLTCVDGLVFDRLVSGGDVYEDEVRGLVEAALR; this is encoded by the coding sequence GTGTCCACCGACCGCCGCACCCTCCTCGCCGACGCCGCCATCGCCGTACTCGCCGACAGCGGCGTACGCGGCCTCACCCACCGCGCCGTGGACCGCGAGGCCGGCCTGCCGCCCGGCACCACCTCGGCCTACTTCCGCACCCGGCAGTCCCTGCTCACGGCGCTGGTCAGCCGTCTGGTCGCCCTGGACCAGGCGGAACTGCGCGCCGTCGGCGACACGCTCCCCGCCTTGCGCGACGCCGAGGAGATGATCGCCGGCCTCCTCGCCCTCACCACCCGCCGCCTCACCGGCGAGGGCCGGCGCCGCTCCCTCGCCCGCTACGCCTGCGCCATCGAGAGCGTCCACCACCCCGAACTGCGCGACATCCTCCGCCCCCGCGAGAACCCCGCCCGCCAGGCGGCGCGAGACTTCCTCGCCGCCCAGGGCGTCACGGACCCGGAGGACCGCACGATCACCTTGCTGACCTGCGTCGACGGCCTCGTCTTCGACCGCCTCGTCAGCGGCGGGGACGTATACGAGGACGAGGTCCGCGGCCTGGTCGAAGCGGCACTCCGCTGA
- a CDS encoding MHYT domain-containing protein, translated as MTATLSEFHYGLVTPVAAYVMACVGSVLALRCTTRSLRRTGGERRWGWLALGAVSLGCGIWTMHFIAMIGFTVNGALMRYDAALTILSLLVAIAVVAVGVFLVGYRGSGAVNLALAGTVTGFGVAVMHYMGMGALRLNGELRYDTGIVALSVAIAVVAATAALWAAVSISAVWATMGASLVMGAAVSVMHYTGMSAVSVHVGHGAVGGQSSADLLSFMLVMLAGPLVLLLIAGVIVMFDPEVVMGRTEWDEERTSVSRESVGSAGAFDWR; from the coding sequence GTGACCGCCACCCTGTCGGAGTTCCACTACGGCCTCGTGACCCCCGTCGCCGCCTATGTCATGGCGTGCGTCGGCTCGGTCCTGGCGCTGCGGTGCACCACCCGCTCGCTGCGCCGCACCGGCGGTGAGCGTCGCTGGGGCTGGCTCGCCCTCGGGGCGGTCTCGCTCGGGTGCGGGATCTGGACCATGCACTTCATCGCCATGATCGGCTTCACCGTCAACGGTGCCCTCATGCGCTACGACGCCGCGCTCACGATCCTCAGCCTCCTCGTCGCGATCGCCGTCGTCGCCGTCGGTGTCTTCCTCGTCGGCTACCGGGGTTCCGGTGCCGTCAATCTCGCCCTCGCGGGCACCGTGACCGGGTTCGGTGTCGCCGTGATGCACTACATGGGCATGGGGGCGCTGCGGCTCAACGGGGAGCTGCGCTATGACACCGGGATCGTGGCGCTGTCCGTCGCCATCGCCGTCGTCGCCGCGACCGCCGCGCTCTGGGCGGCCGTCTCCATCAGCGCCGTGTGGGCGACGATGGGGGCGAGTCTCGTCATGGGGGCCGCCGTGTCCGTCATGCACTACACCGGGATGTCGGCCGTCAGCGTGCATGTCGGCCACGGGGCCGTGGGCGGGCAGTCGTCGGCCGATCTGCTGTCCTTCATGCTCGTGATGCTCGCCGGGCCGCTGGTGCTGCTGCTGATCGCCGGGGTGATCGTGATGTTCGATCCCGAGGTCGTGATGGGGCGGACGGAGTGGGACGAGGAGCGGACGTCGGTTTCGCGGGAGTCGGTGGGGAGCGCGGGGGCGTTCGACTGGCGGTGA
- a CDS encoding LacI family DNA-binding transcriptional regulator, translating to MADVARVAGVSSQTVSRVSNGYAGVTEETRRQVLDAMRELGYRPNSAARALKRGEFRTLGVITFSLASTGNVRTLEAIANSAAAEGYAVTLLPVAVPTQDEVRGAFTRLEELAVDAVIVIMEVHLLDAATINLPPYVQVVVADSDAGERYTVVDTDQAGGTRTAVQHLLGLGHETVWHLAGPEDSYAAQRRTDAWRDTLTKAGRPVPPLVSGDWSAESGYRAGLELAERDDCTAVFAANDQMALGLLRALHERGRRVPEDVSVIGFDDIPEASSFLPPLTTLHQDFAEVGRLCVRAVLRKMRHDGPAHGTTLVPTRLVVRESTAPPPGR from the coding sequence ATGGCCGACGTCGCCCGCGTCGCCGGGGTGTCCTCCCAGACTGTCTCCCGCGTCTCCAACGGCTACGCGGGCGTCACCGAGGAGACGCGCCGGCAAGTCCTCGACGCCATGCGCGAGTTGGGCTACCGGCCGAACAGTGCCGCGCGCGCCCTGAAGCGTGGCGAGTTCCGCACGCTCGGCGTCATCACCTTCTCCCTCGCCTCGACCGGGAACGTCCGCACCCTGGAGGCGATCGCCAACTCGGCCGCCGCCGAAGGGTACGCGGTGACCCTGCTCCCGGTGGCCGTCCCGACCCAGGACGAGGTGCGCGGCGCCTTCACCCGGCTCGAGGAACTCGCCGTCGACGCGGTGATCGTCATCATGGAGGTGCACCTCCTCGACGCGGCGACGATCAACCTGCCGCCGTACGTCCAGGTCGTGGTCGCCGACTCCGATGCCGGGGAGCGGTACACCGTCGTCGACACCGACCAGGCCGGGGGGACCAGGACCGCCGTCCAGCATCTGCTCGGGCTCGGACATGAAACCGTATGGCACCTCGCCGGGCCCGAGGACTCCTACGCCGCGCAGCGCCGGACCGACGCCTGGCGGGACACGCTCACCAAGGCGGGGCGGCCGGTGCCGCCGCTGGTCAGCGGGGACTGGTCCGCCGAGTCCGGGTACCGGGCGGGGCTCGAACTCGCCGAGCGCGACGACTGCACGGCCGTCTTCGCGGCCAACGACCAGATGGCGCTGGGGCTGCTGCGGGCGCTGCACGAACGCGGGCGGCGGGTGCCGGAGGACGTCAGCGTCATCGGGTTCGACGACATCCCGGAGGCGTCCTCGTTCCTGCCTCCGCTGACCACGCTGCATCAGGACTTCGCCGAGGTGGGGCGGCTGTGCGTGCGGGCGGTGCTGCGGAAGATGCGGCATGACGGGCCTGCGCACGGGACGACGCTGGTACCGACGCGGCTCGTGGTGCGGGAGAGTACGGCTCCGCCGCCGGGGCGGTGA
- a CDS encoding carbohydrate ABC transporter permease, which translates to MKTLQPPAAAEPRPAPPPAKKDRRSWTGWGFIGPFVAVFALVFLAPIAYSIYLSLFRDQLIGGNHFVGLDNYTQALQDSQFWDSLARVGLFLLIQVPIMLGIALLVALALDSGRLYGKSFFRITIFLPYAVPAVVATLMWGFMYGTKYGLVRDINDAFGVTLPNLLSPDWVLASIGNIVTWEFVGYNMLIFYSALRVIPTSLYEAAEIDGASQWRIVRSIKLPAIRGSIVIATIFSIIGSFQLFNEPSILRPLAPNALTTDYTPNFYTYSLSFNGQQHNYSATVAIIMGLITMVVAYVVQLRGMRKGA; encoded by the coding sequence ATGAAGACGCTGCAACCGCCGGCCGCCGCCGAGCCGCGGCCGGCACCGCCACCGGCGAAGAAGGACCGCCGTTCCTGGACCGGCTGGGGGTTCATCGGTCCGTTCGTGGCCGTGTTCGCTCTCGTCTTCCTGGCACCGATCGCGTACTCGATCTACCTGAGTCTCTTCCGTGACCAGCTCATCGGCGGGAACCACTTCGTCGGCCTCGACAACTACACCCAGGCGCTCCAGGACTCCCAGTTCTGGGACTCCCTGGCCCGGGTCGGGCTCTTCCTGCTGATCCAGGTGCCGATCATGCTCGGCATCGCCCTGCTGGTCGCCCTCGCGCTGGACAGCGGCCGGCTGTACGGCAAGAGCTTCTTCCGGATCACGATCTTCCTGCCGTACGCGGTCCCCGCGGTGGTCGCCACCCTGATGTGGGGCTTCATGTACGGCACGAAGTACGGCCTGGTCCGGGACATCAACGACGCGTTCGGCGTAACGCTGCCGAACCTCCTCTCCCCCGACTGGGTGCTGGCCTCCATCGGCAACATCGTGACCTGGGAGTTCGTCGGCTACAACATGCTGATCTTCTACTCGGCGCTGCGGGTCATCCCGACCTCGCTGTACGAGGCGGCGGAGATCGACGGCGCGAGCCAGTGGCGGATCGTCCGCTCGATCAAGCTGCCCGCGATCCGGGGCTCGATCGTCATCGCGACGATCTTCTCGATCATCGGCAGCTTCCAGCTCTTCAACGAGCCGAGCATCCTGCGTCCGCTCGCGCCGAACGCGCTGACGACGGACTACACGCCGAACTTCTACACGTACTCGCTGTCGTTCAACGGCCAGCAGCACAACTACTCCGCGACGGTCGCGATCATCATGGGTCTCATCACCATGGTCGTCGCCTACGTCGTCCAGCTGCGCGGCATGCGCAAGGGAGCGTGA